The Planctomycetota bacterium genome window below encodes:
- a CDS encoding formylmethanofuran dehydrogenase subunit B, giving the protein MPSAKTAIGSSTTTPAAGNGQPADAPQVVDVPCTGCGCVCDDLTIGTRDGAIVELSVNCDLAREWFGNAVTAARDATPVQINGRPATLETALAEAAKLLSNATSPLIYGLSETNCEAQRQAVALADELGAVLDTPTSHQHGPTGMALNAVGEVTCSLGEVRHRGDVIVFWRCDPAISHPRYFERYSLDAPGEFLPGGRRNRYCIVIGAERTATAERADEFIALAEGRDFEALWTLRALVRGLPLDAATVLRQTGVALDVWRTLAERLKQASFGVLVFDEELPAGPGRELNIEAIEALACDLNAHTRAVCTPLRAAAGSAGADDVILWQTGYPFAVNLARGFPRYNGREFSAVELVERGEVDVVLVVAADPLADWPERARQALAKLPVICIDSRDTATRREARIALATAPYGVSVGGTVHRMDEVPLPLRPVLSSELLSDEEILTRLTALIRRGG; this is encoded by the coding sequence TTGCCTTCCGCCAAGACTGCCATTGGTTCTTCCACCACCACTCCGGCTGCCGGCAATGGCCAGCCGGCCGATGCACCGCAAGTGGTCGACGTCCCCTGCACCGGTTGTGGCTGCGTGTGTGACGACCTGACCATTGGCACACGCGACGGGGCGATTGTCGAACTGTCGGTGAATTGTGACTTGGCGCGCGAGTGGTTTGGAAACGCTGTAACGGCCGCGCGCGATGCGACCCCGGTTCAGATCAACGGTCGGCCGGCCACGCTCGAAACGGCTCTGGCCGAGGCGGCCAAGTTGCTGTCGAACGCGACGTCGCCGCTGATCTATGGCCTGAGCGAAACGAACTGCGAAGCCCAGCGTCAGGCGGTGGCCCTTGCCGACGAACTGGGGGCGGTCCTCGATACGCCGACCAGCCATCAACATGGGCCGACCGGCATGGCGCTAAACGCCGTCGGCGAGGTGACCTGCTCGCTGGGCGAGGTCCGGCATCGCGGCGACGTGATCGTGTTTTGGCGCTGCGACCCAGCGATTTCGCATCCGCGCTACTTCGAGCGTTACTCGCTCGACGCCCCCGGTGAGTTCCTGCCCGGGGGGCGTCGCAACCGATACTGCATCGTGATCGGCGCCGAGCGCACCGCGACGGCCGAGCGCGCCGACGAGTTTATCGCGCTGGCCGAAGGGCGTGATTTCGAGGCGCTCTGGACCTTGCGCGCCTTGGTGCGCGGGCTGCCCCTGGACGCAGCGACGGTGTTGCGTCAGACGGGCGTGGCGCTCGACGTGTGGCGCACGCTGGCCGAGCGTTTAAAGCAAGCCAGCTTTGGCGTCCTGGTGTTCGACGAAGAATTGCCGGCTGGGCCGGGGCGTGAGCTGAACATCGAAGCGATTGAAGCGCTGGCCTGCGACTTGAACGCTCACACCCGCGCGGTTTGTACGCCGCTTCGCGCCGCGGCCGGGTCGGCAGGGGCCGACGATGTGATCCTCTGGCAGACCGGCTACCCATTTGCCGTCAACCTGGCCCGCGGGTTTCCCCGCTACAACGGTCGCGAGTTCTCGGCCGTCGAACTGGTCGAGCGAGGGGAAGTCGACGTGGTGCTGGTCGTCGCGGCCGATCCACTGGCCGACTGGCCCGAGCGGGCGCGACAGGCGCTCGCCAAGTTGCCGGTGATTTGCATCGACAGTCGCGACACAGCCACACGTCGCGAGGCGCGCATCGCGCTGGCCACGGCACCCTATGGCGTGTCGGTCGGTGGCACGGTTCACCGCATGGACGAAGTGCCGTTGCCGCTAAGGCCGGTGCTGTCGAGCGAGCTTTTGAGCGACGAGGAAATCCTCACGCGACTGACGGCGCTCATACGACGAGGCGGATAG